A stretch of the bacterium genome encodes the following:
- a CDS encoding HU family DNA-binding protein, giving the protein MKKDGLVEAVMSAAGLETKKQSQEVVDALFDTIVKTLAKGEEVAITGFGAFRVVKRAARMGVNPKTGEKIQIAASIKPKFKAGKVFKEAVK; this is encoded by the coding sequence ATGAAAAAAGACGGATTAGTAGAAGCAGTAATGAGCGCGGCCGGCCTTGAGACCAAAAAACAATCCCAAGAGGTGGTTGATGCTCTTTTTGATACTATTGTTAAAACTTTAGCCAAAGGGGAAGAGGTGGCTATCACGGGATTTGGCGCTTTTCGCGTAGTCAAAAGAGCGGCTCGAATGGGAGTCAATCCTAAAACTGGCGAAAAAATTCAAATTGCCGCCTCAATTAAACCAAAATTCAAAGCTGGAAAAGTTTTTAAAGAAGCGGTTAAATAA